A region of Leptolyngbya sp. FACHB-261 DNA encodes the following proteins:
- a CDS encoding peroxiredoxin, producing the protein MSLPSMLDFLRRSLERLPLLQVFLSSCLACLLCFQASPALAQWGTTDLPPLDSAAPEFTLPSNAGDGEIGLSDYRGQWLVVYFYPKNFTSGCTLEARRFQKDLPQYRKLNTQILGISADSVSSHTKFCDSEGLTFPLLSDPNGRVSAAYGSWMGDISLRNSFIIDPEGVIREEFVLVNPSSHSSEVLARLKQLQTT; encoded by the coding sequence TTGAGCCTTCCGTCCATGCTCGACTTCTTGCGCCGTTCTTTGGAGCGTTTGCCCCTGTTGCAGGTTTTCCTGAGCAGTTGTTTGGCCTGCCTGTTGTGCTTTCAGGCTTCGCCTGCCCTCGCGCAGTGGGGAACCACTGACCTGCCGCCCTTAGATAGCGCCGCACCAGAATTTACCCTACCTAGCAACGCTGGAGATGGCGAAATTGGTCTGTCGGACTATCGCGGGCAGTGGCTGGTGGTGTACTTCTACCCCAAAAACTTCACCTCTGGCTGCACTTTAGAAGCCCGCCGCTTCCAGAAAGACCTGCCCCAATACCGCAAGCTCAACACGCAGATTTTGGGCATCAGTGCCGATAGCGTTTCGTCTCACACCAAGTTCTGCGACTCTGAAGGGCTCACCTTTCCTTTGCTGTCAGACCCCAACGGTCGAGTCAGCGCGGCTTACGGCTCCTGGATGGGCGATATTTCCCTGCGCAACAGCTTCATCATCGACCCAGAAGGCGTGATCCGCGAGGAATTCGTGCTGGTCAATCCATCCAGCCACAGCAGCGAAGTTCTGGCCCGTCTCAAGCAACTCCAGACCACATAA